In one Streptomyces sp. NBC_01241 genomic region, the following are encoded:
- a CDS encoding gas vesicle protein GvpG, with protein sequence MGLLTQLATLPLAPVRGVAWVMERVVEAAENEYYDPAPVERELAELERQLLAGDIDEETFDRREDALLDRLDEIRAHVQGTGA encoded by the coding sequence ATGGGACTGCTGACTCAACTCGCGACCCTTCCGCTGGCGCCGGTGCGCGGCGTGGCCTGGGTCATGGAGCGCGTCGTCGAGGCCGCGGAGAACGAGTACTACGACCCAGCACCCGTCGAACGGGAACTCGCCGAACTCGAACGACAACTCCTTGCGGGAGACATCGACGAGGAAACATTCGACCGGCGCGAGGACGCACTGCTGGACCGGCTGGACGAGATCAGGGCTCATGTCCAGGGCACCGGTGCCTGA
- a CDS encoding GvpL/GvpF family gas vesicle protein, translated as MAVYVYSIVLTTHPQRLDGLDGVGDPPTTLRTVHTGRLSAVVSDAPEELRPKRRDLGAHQAVQERLMADGTVLPLQFGFTTTDDDAVRAVLEDRADEFGERLRALEGCVEYHLKAAQDENALLRQILQESDEARELNEAIRSGNSNPELPLALGELVAQEVQARQDQLAAGVLDTLRGFAREERSSQATGNDFLNVSFLVDRDNEKSFLSEEQGLAKELGEDFDLRLLGPLPAYSFI; from the coding sequence ATGGCCGTATACGTCTACTCCATCGTCCTGACCACCCATCCGCAGCGCCTGGACGGCCTCGACGGAGTGGGAGACCCGCCGACGACCCTCCGCACGGTGCACACCGGAAGGCTGTCCGCGGTCGTCAGCGACGCCCCCGAGGAGCTACGGCCCAAACGTCGGGATCTCGGCGCACACCAGGCTGTCCAGGAGCGGCTGATGGCCGACGGCACGGTTCTGCCGCTGCAGTTCGGCTTCACCACCACGGACGACGATGCCGTACGAGCGGTTCTGGAGGACCGGGCGGATGAGTTCGGCGAACGGTTGCGGGCGTTGGAGGGCTGCGTCGAATACCACCTGAAGGCCGCCCAGGACGAGAACGCGCTGCTGCGCCAGATCCTTCAGGAGTCCGACGAGGCCCGCGAGCTCAACGAGGCGATCAGAAGTGGCAACAGCAACCCGGAACTGCCGCTCGCCCTCGGGGAACTGGTCGCGCAGGAAGTGCAGGCGCGGCAGGATCAACTCGCGGCCGGAGTCCTCGATACGCTGCGCGGATTCGCGCGAGAGGAACGCTCGTCGCAGGCGACCGGGAACGACTTCCTGAATGTGTCCTTCCTTGTGGACCGGGACAACGAGAAGAGCTTCCTCAGCGAGGAGCAAGGTCTCGCCAAGGAACTGGGCGAGGACTTCGACCTGCGGCTGCTCGGTCCGCTGCCCGCCTACAGCTTCATCTAG
- a CDS encoding gas vesicle structural protein GvpA: MTVVPQGGGAISRGGGGGSGNLYDILELILDRGLVIDVFVRVSLVGIEILKIDARIVVASVDTYLRFAEACNRLDLEEGRKAPSQLTDLVGEVTEGGAHGKAKGALSGAAEVLTDALKGGDDEETEQSGKRRKEPEERRERPRRRPAARRREE, from the coding sequence ATGACTGTGGTGCCGCAAGGCGGAGGAGCCATTTCCAGGGGCGGTGGAGGAGGGTCCGGGAACCTTTACGACATCCTCGAACTGATTCTGGACCGCGGTCTGGTCATCGATGTCTTTGTGCGTGTATCGCTGGTGGGTATCGAAATTCTCAAGATCGATGCCCGCATCGTCGTGGCGAGCGTGGACACCTATCTCCGCTTCGCGGAGGCCTGTAACCGCCTCGACCTGGAGGAGGGCCGCAAGGCGCCTTCCCAGTTGACCGACCTGGTCGGCGAGGTGACCGAGGGCGGAGCGCATGGGAAGGCCAAGGGAGCCCTGAGCGGGGCCGCCGAAGTGCTGACCGATGCCCTCAAGGGAGGCGACGACGAGGAGACCGAACAGTCCGGAAAGAGGCGCAAGGAGCCCGAGGAGAGGCGGGAGCGGCCGAGGCGTCGGCCTGCCGCCCGGCGCCGCGAGGAGTGA
- a CDS encoding gas vesicle protein: MAVGEEDETERVRHPSSKKPAKETARKTSTGRAGSPTSEKKQTSRRVSAPRAIRYAAEQLQELLGRAPESVSALKPTEDGWQADVEVLELERVPGTTSVMASYRVMLDEEGELVAYERIRRYTRGQIDRG; encoded by the coding sequence ATGGCCGTAGGCGAAGAGGACGAGACAGAGCGTGTCCGGCATCCGTCCAGCAAGAAGCCCGCCAAGGAGACCGCCAGGAAAACCAGCACTGGACGAGCCGGCAGCCCAACAAGCGAAAAGAAACAGACGTCCCGCCGGGTTTCGGCTCCGCGGGCCATACGTTACGCGGCAGAGCAGCTTCAGGAGTTGCTCGGACGAGCTCCGGAATCCGTCTCGGCGCTGAAGCCGACGGAAGACGGCTGGCAGGCGGACGTAGAAGTCCTGGAACTGGAACGTGTCCCCGGCACGACCAGCGTGATGGCCAGCTACCGGGTGATGCTGGACGAGGAGGGCGAACTGGTGGCGTACGAACGCATCCGGCGCTATACCCGAGGGCAGATCGACCGGGGCTGA
- a CDS encoding DUF6131 family protein — MIILGIILLVVGFVTSISILWTIGIVLVVLGAVLWVLGSLGHAVAGRRHYW, encoded by the coding sequence GTGATCATTCTCGGGATTATTTTGCTTGTCGTCGGGTTCGTGACCAGTATCTCCATACTGTGGACGATCGGGATCGTTCTGGTGGTGCTCGGGGCTGTCCTGTGGGTCTTGGGATCGCTGGGGCACGCAGTCGCTGGTCGAAGGCACTACTGGTAG
- a CDS encoding ABC transporter ATP-binding protein produces the protein MVEPVVSAAEQELFGGPLRYDLGFAQHEHARLDLTMLSAIRAMPRLVGSTLRRAWTADRPALLVVGVSEVGQGIAAAVGLLAVNSVMHALLGGGDAVDRLRTALPALVIGAVVAVVNAGLAGLSTSRAGRLEPLVERIATTEYLAAATVVELEAIEDPEFRRLIDVAQFGAASARRMISACVSALNGTISLIATAGILTVLDPVLLPMLLLIAAPRGWGAMRVAQERYVSVMTWVEHVRASRLIGNLLTERSAAQEVRIHAVGAFLLEKYRGMAESAEAEQKRLANGKALTELVAAALSGLAMAGTYGVMLWLIMAGHMSLAVAGTAVIAVRSGSASLGALVMNVNQLHEESLYVQDHDRFLAEAARRRIPDGGQHLPERVGEVVLDKVTYSYPDRDAPALDGVSIAFPMGSVTAVVGENGSGKSTLMKVLAGLLLPQDGTVHWGDDELSGLDRSQVFDRVALLTQDFQRWPVTAALNIRIGRPDRHAEHEELQPSVDYAGAAPVIAKLPHGLRSLLARVFRGACELSGGEWQKIGLARAHWRTATAPADSVLIVDEPTSALDPEAEIAAFDAVRQLAGPHRAVVLVTHRMSGVRHADTIYVLNRGRLTEHGSHDELMAAQGRYAAMFATQAAQYAAEPRGSVPRPSTPPVPERS, from the coding sequence ATGGTCGAGCCGGTGGTCTCCGCAGCCGAACAGGAGCTGTTCGGCGGGCCGTTGCGCTACGACTTGGGTTTTGCCCAGCACGAGCATGCCCGACTGGATCTGACCATGCTCTCGGCGATCCGCGCCATGCCCCGGCTGGTCGGCAGTACGCTGCGCCGGGCATGGACGGCGGACCGGCCGGCGCTGCTGGTCGTCGGTGTGAGCGAGGTCGGGCAGGGCATCGCGGCGGCCGTGGGTCTGCTGGCGGTCAACTCCGTGATGCACGCGCTGCTCGGGGGCGGGGATGCCGTCGACCGGTTGCGTACTGCTCTGCCCGCGCTGGTGATCGGCGCGGTGGTCGCGGTGGTGAATGCCGGCCTCGCCGGTCTGTCCACGTCGCGGGCAGGCCGTCTGGAGCCGCTGGTGGAGCGGATCGCGACGACGGAGTACCTGGCTGCGGCCACGGTGGTCGAGTTGGAGGCGATCGAGGATCCGGAGTTCCGCCGCCTGATCGATGTGGCCCAGTTCGGGGCCGCCTCCGCCCGGCGCATGATCAGTGCGTGCGTGTCCGCACTCAACGGAACGATCTCCCTGATCGCCACGGCGGGCATCCTGACCGTCCTGGACCCGGTGCTGCTGCCGATGTTGCTGTTGATCGCGGCTCCTCGTGGCTGGGGAGCGATGCGGGTGGCGCAGGAACGGTACGTGTCGGTGATGACGTGGGTCGAGCACGTACGCGCCAGCCGTCTGATCGGAAACCTGCTGACCGAGCGCAGTGCGGCCCAGGAGGTGCGGATCCACGCGGTCGGTGCGTTCCTGTTGGAGAAGTACCGCGGCATGGCCGAGAGCGCCGAGGCCGAGCAGAAGCGGCTCGCGAACGGCAAGGCGCTGACCGAGCTGGTGGCAGCCGCGCTGTCCGGTCTGGCGATGGCCGGCACGTACGGGGTGATGCTCTGGCTGATCATGGCCGGTCACATGAGCCTGGCCGTGGCCGGTACCGCGGTGATCGCGGTGCGGTCGGGCTCGGCGAGTCTGGGTGCGCTGGTCATGAACGTCAACCAGCTGCACGAGGAGAGCCTCTACGTGCAGGACCACGACCGGTTCTTGGCGGAGGCCGCGCGACGACGCATCCCCGACGGCGGGCAGCACCTGCCGGAGCGGGTGGGCGAAGTCGTCCTCGACAAGGTCACCTACTCCTATCCGGACCGTGACGCTCCCGCGCTGGACGGAGTCTCGATAGCGTTTCCCATGGGTTCGGTGACCGCTGTCGTGGGTGAGAACGGCTCGGGCAAGAGCACCCTGATGAAGGTCCTCGCCGGGCTGCTGCTGCCACAGGACGGCACGGTGCACTGGGGCGACGACGAGCTGTCCGGCCTCGACCGCTCACAGGTGTTCGACCGCGTGGCGCTGCTCACCCAGGACTTCCAGCGCTGGCCGGTGACCGCCGCCCTGAACATCCGCATCGGCCGCCCCGACCGGCACGCCGAGCACGAGGAACTCCAGCCCTCCGTCGACTACGCCGGCGCAGCCCCGGTCATCGCGAAACTCCCCCACGGCCTGCGCAGCCTGCTGGCCCGCGTGTTCCGCGGGGCCTGCGAACTCTCCGGCGGCGAATGGCAGAAGATCGGCCTGGCCCGCGCCCATTGGCGCACGGCAACCGCTCCGGCGGACAGCGTGCTGATCGTCGACGAGCCCACCTCGGCCCTCGACCCCGAGGCCGAGATCGCCGCCTTCGACGCCGTCCGCCAACTCGCCGGCCCCCACCGGGCCGTCGTGCTGGTCACCCACCGCATGTCCGGCGTCCGCCACGCCGATACCATCTACGTACTCAACCGGGGCCGCCTCACCGAACACGGCAGCCACGACGAACTCATGGCCGCCCAGGGCCGCTACGCCGCCATGTTCGCCACACAGGCCGCCCAGTACGCAGCGGAACCCCGTGGCTCCGTACCGCGCCCCAGTACGCCGCCCGTCCCGGAACGCTCATGA
- a CDS encoding phosphotransferase, which translates to MRNGVRYFVKVAPGPEFCTRETFAYRHVVPALGAGKAAALVDSSPHLLAVILTATRGTPLEGQDLSPRVQREAHRQAGALLRRFHEAMTMTAESRAQAHAVGTDVAVGVEKNLHRAGACVTADEALLLRRFTSRLPDMTDGLQMGLRHGDFWEHNPLWDGQRLSLIDFERSGPSGRESRTTRSLTNTTVSSGYRRNSPRGTLTRTPWPSSACSSKALRTWH; encoded by the coding sequence GTGCGCAACGGGGTCCGGTACTTCGTGAAGGTCGCACCCGGGCCGGAGTTCTGCACCAGGGAGACCTTCGCCTACCGGCACGTGGTGCCGGCGCTCGGGGCAGGCAAGGCAGCGGCGCTCGTGGACAGTTCGCCTCATCTTCTCGCCGTGATCCTGACCGCCACCAGGGGAACGCCCCTCGAAGGGCAGGATTTGTCGCCCCGCGTGCAACGCGAGGCACACCGCCAGGCAGGAGCGCTGCTGCGCCGCTTCCACGAAGCGATGACGATGACCGCCGAGTCCCGCGCACAGGCGCACGCGGTGGGCACCGATGTGGCTGTCGGCGTGGAGAAGAATCTGCACCGGGCAGGCGCCTGCGTCACGGCCGACGAGGCTCTGCTGCTGCGGCGGTTCACGTCGAGGCTGCCGGACATGACCGATGGACTCCAGATGGGGCTGCGTCATGGAGATTTCTGGGAGCACAATCCTCTGTGGGACGGGCAGCGATTGTCGCTGATCGACTTCGAGCGCAGTGGCCCGTCTGGACGGGAAAGCCGTACCACGCGGAGCCTGACAAACACGACGGTCTCTTCCGGGTACCGACGGAACAGCCCCCGAGGGACTCTCACCCGTACACCGTGGCCATCTTCCGCATGCTCGTCGAAGGCCCTTCGTACATGGCACTGA
- a CDS encoding macrolide family glycosyltransferase: MSRRRAHIAMVGIPVVSHVLPSLEIIRELVARDHRVTYANDPAVADLITATGAEFVPYDSVLPFADNNWPDDPIAAMDLFLDDAVQALPQLRAAYDHDSADLYLYDIGAYAARALAEAQDRPVMQLSPTFVAWTGYDQDVTAHVWELPGADAYRAKFAQWLTDCGASTTDVDAFSGRPARALALIPRAMQPYADQVDNDTVTFVGPCFGTRAADGGWTRPADAENVLLISLGSAFTRRPEFYRQCLAAYGNLPGWHVVLQIGKYTDPGELGTIPANVEVHSWLPQLAVLEQSDAFVTHAGMGGSSEGLFTGVPMIAVPQAADQFINADRLVELGVARRIDTPDATAANLRAALAELVTDAETTRRSALLQAEARAEGGTPRAADLIEDMLD; the protein is encoded by the coding sequence ATGTCCCGTCGCCGTGCCCACATCGCGATGGTCGGTATCCCCGTCGTGAGCCACGTCCTTCCGAGCCTTGAGATCATCCGCGAACTGGTAGCCCGGGATCACCGGGTGACGTACGCCAATGACCCGGCAGTGGCCGACCTGATCACCGCCACCGGCGCGGAATTCGTCCCGTACGACTCCGTCCTGCCGTTCGCCGACAACAACTGGCCGGACGACCCCATCGCCGCGATGGACCTCTTCCTCGACGACGCCGTTCAAGCTCTCCCTCAGCTGCGCGCCGCGTACGACCACGACAGCGCGGACCTCTATCTGTACGACATCGGTGCGTACGCCGCGCGCGCCCTGGCCGAGGCACAGGACCGTCCCGTCATGCAGTTGTCACCGACGTTCGTCGCCTGGACGGGCTACGACCAGGACGTCACGGCGCACGTGTGGGAGTTGCCGGGCGCCGACGCGTACCGGGCGAAGTTCGCACAGTGGCTCACCGATTGCGGGGCGTCCACCACCGATGTGGACGCCTTCTCGGGCCGTCCCGCGCGCGCCCTGGCCCTGATCCCGCGAGCGATGCAGCCGTACGCGGATCAGGTCGACAACGACACGGTGACGTTCGTCGGTCCCTGTTTCGGCACACGGGCGGCCGATGGCGGCTGGACGCGTCCGGCCGATGCCGAGAACGTGCTGCTGATCTCGTTGGGCTCGGCGTTCACACGCCGGCCGGAGTTCTACCGCCAGTGCCTGGCGGCCTATGGGAACCTGCCCGGCTGGCATGTCGTGCTCCAGATCGGGAAGTACACCGACCCCGGTGAACTGGGCACCATCCCTGCCAACGTCGAAGTGCACTCGTGGTTGCCTCAGTTGGCGGTTCTGGAGCAGTCCGACGCGTTCGTCACCCATGCAGGCATGGGCGGCAGCAGTGAAGGACTGTTCACCGGTGTTCCCATGATCGCCGTCCCGCAGGCCGCCGACCAGTTCATCAACGCCGACAGGCTCGTCGAACTGGGGGTGGCCCGCCGCATCGACACCCCGGACGCCACCGCGGCGAACCTGCGGGCAGCGCTTGCCGAGCTGGTCACCGATGCGGAGACCACCCGGCGCTCGGCGCTGCTGCAGGCCGAAGCACGAGCCGAGGGCGGCACCCCGCGGGCTGCCGACCTGATCGAGGACATGCTGGACTGA
- a CDS encoding GOLPH3/VPS74 family protein has product MTTPRDLLIAAMDMSNSRPVGRGVLSLVLAGGELIDLLGAEAIRLDGDQIVPGHPPAMTDRLLDEAVSSLVREEPYESLDDWLWRRGRGLATAYLDALEAEGQLARQRHTRWTPSRSSRTVLVDTPARREAADRWTSDEPVLAALAAAVGIRDKPTGDSPAVADDAVATVLAAVDDALRDLEFQRQRRAIDDAAFDNIWRGG; this is encoded by the coding sequence ATGACCACACCGAGAGACCTCCTGATCGCCGCCATGGACATGTCGAACAGTCGTCCGGTGGGGCGGGGCGTTCTGTCGCTGGTGCTGGCGGGCGGTGAACTGATCGACCTCCTGGGCGCGGAAGCCATCAGGCTGGACGGCGATCAGATCGTGCCGGGCCACCCGCCTGCCATGACGGATCGCCTTCTGGACGAGGCCGTGTCGTCGCTCGTGCGGGAAGAGCCGTACGAGTCGCTCGACGACTGGCTGTGGCGCAGGGGGCGCGGTCTGGCCACGGCCTACCTGGATGCCCTGGAGGCGGAAGGGCAACTCGCTCGGCAACGGCACACGCGCTGGACGCCTTCCCGCTCCAGCCGGACGGTGTTGGTCGACACACCCGCTCGCCGCGAGGCGGCCGACCGATGGACGTCCGATGAACCCGTTCTCGCCGCCCTTGCCGCCGCCGTCGGAATCCGCGACAAGCCGACCGGTGACTCCCCGGCCGTGGCCGACGACGCGGTGGCGACGGTGCTCGCCGCCGTCGATGACGCGTTGAGGGACCTGGAGTTCCAACGGCAGCGGCGAGCCATCGACGACGCGGCCTTCGACAACATCTGGCGCGGCGGCTGA
- a CDS encoding sulfurtransferase has product MSDDVPAYATREDLPVTLPGPLVGVGWLAARLGAPGLVVLDGSVGTHRGSGQRIPGARPFDIDGALSDHTGPLPHTMPDADLFTDELRALGVHDSDTVVVYDRVGIYSSARAWWMLRAMGFDRAAVLDGGLPAWTEAGQPLEDNVSATAVAPGDFIARPRPGLVVGSDEVVAALADPAAAVVDARSAERFAGAVAEPRPGLRAGHMPGAVNLPFGELQRDGRMLPADELRAAFGALAGERERLFFSCGSGVTACVLTLGAELAGYRELAVYDGSWSEWGLPSELPVVTGAESGGPPR; this is encoded by the coding sequence GTGAGCGACGACGTGCCGGCGTACGCAACCCGGGAAGACCTTCCCGTAACGCTCCCGGGCCCTTTGGTCGGGGTCGGCTGGCTGGCGGCGCGGCTCGGCGCGCCGGGGCTGGTGGTCCTCGATGGCTCCGTGGGCACACACCGCGGCTCCGGGCAGCGGATTCCGGGAGCGCGGCCCTTCGACATCGACGGGGCGCTCTCCGACCACACGGGGCCGCTGCCCCACACGATGCCGGACGCCGACCTGTTCACCGACGAGCTGCGCGCCCTCGGCGTCCACGACTCCGACACCGTCGTCGTCTACGACCGCGTGGGCATCTACTCCAGCGCGCGTGCCTGGTGGATGCTGCGCGCGATGGGCTTCGACCGGGCAGCGGTGCTCGACGGTGGCCTGCCCGCCTGGACCGAGGCCGGGCAGCCGCTGGAGGACAACGTGTCCGCGACCGCCGTGGCACCTGGCGACTTCATCGCTCGGCCGCGCCCGGGGCTGGTCGTCGGCAGCGACGAGGTGGTCGCGGCTCTGGCCGACCCCGCGGCGGCCGTCGTCGACGCCCGCTCCGCGGAGCGGTTCGCCGGCGCTGTCGCCGAGCCGCGTCCGGGGCTGCGCGCCGGCCATATGCCGGGGGCGGTCAATCTGCCCTTCGGGGAGCTCCAGCGCGACGGCCGGATGCTCCCGGCGGACGAGTTGCGCGCCGCGTTCGGCGCGCTCGCGGGGGAACGGGAGCGGCTGTTCTTCAGCTGCGGATCGGGCGTCACCGCCTGCGTTCTGACGCTGGGGGCCGAGCTGGCGGGGTACCGCGAACTGGCCGTGTACGACGGGTCCTGGAGCGAATGGGGGCTGCCCTCGGAGCTGCCCGTCGTGACCGGAGCGGAGAGCGGCGGACCGCCGCGCTGA
- a CDS encoding N,N-dimethylformamidase beta subunit family domain-containing protein — protein MKHGEGQDSGSPGRLDRRLFLAAAAGGALSGGAAVTGCRSSATGSAPPGTGRPTGQGESARPGDADWRIRSVGPPDAIEGYTDKVSVLPGEEFGLYVSTTAPAFRVSAYRVGWYDGAQARRVWRSDRVAGSVQARPRLIQVTRTVRADWRRTLHVRTGGWPEGAYLLRLDAENGHQRYVPLIVRSASAAGRIVLMHAVATWQAYNAWGGYSLYQGENGAYSTRSLAVSFDRPYDHDGAEKFMVYERAAVVLAERLGIPLAYTTGMDIHRDPGILHNAAGALSLGHDEYWTPRQRAYVTRARDAGTNVAFLGANACYRRIRLEPDATGADRTVVCYKTDYRKDPYLAEHPDMPTNDFRQPPGASPESSLTGVLYEGYPVDAPYVVDRSDHWLFEGTGVKRGDSFDHLVGVEYDRLTPGMPTPAPLEIIAHSPLVCAGRPSHADSAYYTVPSGAGVFASGTMRWVEALMAGTRENGRNHGMDARTGAFVTRSTENLLHAFAAGPCGRSKPKPTDNAREVYASAPH, from the coding sequence ATGAAGCATGGTGAGGGGCAGGACTCCGGGAGTCCCGGCCGGCTGGACCGCAGGCTCTTCCTCGCCGCGGCAGCGGGCGGGGCGCTGTCCGGCGGCGCGGCGGTGACCGGCTGCCGCTCCTCCGCGACCGGGTCCGCCCCGCCCGGCACCGGCCGTCCCACCGGCCAGGGGGAGAGCGCCCGGCCGGGAGACGCCGATTGGCGAATCCGTTCGGTGGGACCGCCCGACGCCATCGAGGGCTACACCGACAAGGTGAGCGTGTTGCCGGGTGAGGAGTTCGGCCTGTACGTCTCCACCACCGCCCCGGCATTCCGGGTCTCGGCCTACCGCGTCGGCTGGTACGACGGGGCGCAGGCGCGACGGGTCTGGCGTTCGGACCGTGTCGCCGGGTCGGTTCAGGCCCGTCCCCGGCTGATCCAGGTCACCCGTACCGTACGGGCGGACTGGCGACGCACACTCCACGTCCGCACCGGCGGGTGGCCGGAGGGGGCGTATCTGCTGCGGCTGGACGCGGAGAACGGCCACCAGCGCTACGTTCCACTGATCGTCCGCTCGGCGAGCGCGGCGGGCAGGATCGTGCTGATGCACGCCGTAGCGACGTGGCAGGCGTACAACGCATGGGGCGGGTACAGCCTTTACCAGGGCGAGAACGGCGCGTACAGCACGCGGTCGCTCGCCGTCAGCTTCGACCGCCCTTATGACCACGACGGCGCCGAGAAGTTCATGGTCTACGAACGGGCGGCGGTGGTCCTGGCGGAGCGGCTGGGCATCCCGCTCGCCTACACCACGGGCATGGACATCCATCGGGACCCCGGCATTCTCCACAACGCCGCCGGAGCTCTCTCCCTGGGACACGACGAGTACTGGACACCGCGGCAACGGGCCTACGTCACCCGGGCGCGCGACGCGGGCACCAACGTGGCCTTCCTCGGCGCCAACGCCTGCTACCGCAGGATCAGGCTGGAACCGGACGCCACCGGCGCCGACCGCACCGTCGTCTGTTACAAGACGGATTACCGGAAGGACCCCTACCTCGCCGAACACCCGGACATGCCGACCAACGACTTCCGCCAACCGCCCGGCGCCTCCCCCGAATCCTCTCTGACCGGGGTCCTCTACGAGGGCTATCCCGTGGACGCCCCGTATGTCGTCGACCGGAGCGACCACTGGCTCTTCGAGGGGACGGGCGTGAAGCGAGGCGACTCCTTCGACCACCTGGTCGGAGTGGAGTACGACCGGCTCACTCCGGGCATGCCCACCCCGGCGCCGCTCGAAATCATCGCCCACTCCCCTCTCGTCTGCGCGGGCAGACCCAGTCATGCCGACTCCGCCTACTACACCGTGCCCAGCGGGGCGGGCGTCTTCGCCTCCGGGACGATGCGGTGGGTCGAGGCCCTGATGGCCGGCACCCGCGAGAACGGACGCAACCACGGCATGGACGCCCGTACGGGGGCCTTCGTCACCCGTTCCACGGAGAATCTGCTCCACGCGTTCGCGGCGGGACCGTGCGGCCGGAGCAAGCCGAAACCCACGGACAACGCGAGAGAGGTGTACGCGTCCGCACCACACTGA
- a CDS encoding alpha-L-fucosidase, whose amino-acid sequence MPPSPETPAAPPSVPATTTPPTVAPDTTWFTTDRFGMFIHWGLYSLAARHEWVKNREKLTDEQYQVYFDHFAPDRYDPAQWARAARAAGMRYVVLTAKHHDGFCLWDSALTEYKVTNTPHGRDLVGPFVEACRAEGLKVGLYYSLIDWHHPSFPVDGTHPQRDDEEFKAATADRDIRDYQRYLHGQVRELLTSFGRVDYLFFDFSYADGSWWGGKGPDDWDSQKLLETIRELQPHVLVNDRTGLPGDFVTPEQYQPSGPMAENGRPVLWEACQTLNGSWGYDRDNLDHKSADLLIRMLVDGVSKGGNLLLNVGPTGRGDLDPRAVAVLGEIGRWMDLHERSVRGCGPSPYTAPAECRYTRRGDRLYVHLFAWPLRHLHLPGLAGRVRYAQLLNDASEITQVHIAPDRPALNTEMGGQPAGTLTLQIPVQRPDTPVPVIELYLDTPDVRAED is encoded by the coding sequence ATGCCCCCGAGCCCCGAAACCCCCGCGGCGCCCCCGTCCGTCCCCGCCACGACCACACCTCCCACGGTGGCCCCGGACACGACCTGGTTCACCACCGACCGGTTCGGCATGTTCATCCACTGGGGCCTGTACTCCCTCGCCGCACGGCACGAGTGGGTCAAGAACCGCGAGAAACTGACCGACGAGCAATACCAGGTCTACTTCGACCACTTTGCCCCCGACCGCTACGACCCGGCCCAATGGGCACGAGCGGCCAGAGCGGCGGGCATGCGGTACGTCGTTCTCACCGCCAAGCACCACGACGGCTTCTGCCTGTGGGACAGTGCCCTCACCGAGTACAAGGTCACCAACACCCCGCACGGCCGCGACCTCGTCGGCCCGTTCGTCGAGGCGTGCCGAGCCGAAGGTCTCAAGGTCGGCCTCTACTACTCCCTCATCGACTGGCACCACCCGTCCTTTCCCGTGGACGGCACCCATCCGCAGCGCGACGACGAGGAGTTCAAGGCCGCGACCGCCGACCGTGACATCCGCGACTACCAGCGCTATCTGCACGGCCAGGTCCGTGAACTGCTGACGTCCTTCGGACGCGTCGACTACCTGTTCTTCGACTTCTCCTACGCGGACGGCAGCTGGTGGGGCGGCAAGGGCCCGGACGACTGGGACTCACAGAAACTCCTGGAGACGATCCGCGAACTCCAGCCGCACGTCCTCGTCAACGACCGCACCGGTCTCCCCGGCGACTTCGTCACCCCCGAGCAGTACCAGCCCTCCGGCCCCATGGCCGAGAACGGGCGGCCCGTGCTGTGGGAGGCGTGCCAGACGCTCAACGGAAGCTGGGGCTACGACCGCGACAACCTCGACCACAAGAGCGCCGACCTGCTGATCCGCATGCTCGTCGACGGGGTGTCCAAGGGCGGCAACCTCCTCCTCAACGTCGGCCCCACCGGCCGCGGTGACCTCGACCCGCGCGCCGTCGCCGTCCTCGGGGAAATCGGCCGGTGGATGGACCTGCACGAGCGGTCGGTCCGGGGTTGCGGCCCGTCCCCGTACACCGCCCCGGCCGAGTGCCGGTACACCCGGCGCGGCGACCGCCTCTACGTCCACCTGTTCGCCTGGCCATTGCGCCATCTGCACCTGCCGGGACTCGCGGGCCGGGTGCGTTACGCGCAGCTGCTCAACGACGCGTCCGAGATCACCCAGGTCCACATCGCCCCGGACCGGCCCGCGCTCAACACCGAGATGGGCGGGCAGCCCGCCGGAACGCTCACGCTCCAGATCCCCGTACAGCGCCCCGACACCCCCGTACCCGTCATCGAGCTGTACCTGGACACACCGGACGTCCGGGCCGAGGACTGA